gaagaaagaagatggGCATGATGTCAGTGCTGGCTGCCAGCgaccagcagcaccacacaAAGAGGCCACTTTCCCTCCCCCATCCTCCTCTGCCACACAGACGGGTGAAAACAAGGCACCACAGCCTGTTGCTGAGATGACGAGGCTTCAAGAACATGCAGGTGTTGCATGGGGGACAATGAGCTCCACAGTCTGTACTGCTCAAAACAATCTCCTCCACAAGCACTGAGGACGGGAAGAAATTCCCAGGGGAACTTGGAGGCCAAGGACTAGGCCAGCCAGAGGGTGTTGGGAGGCACAGGGGACATGCTATCCCTCTTCCCATATCTGTGCCATCCCTCTTCCCATGCCTGCGCCACCTCCGTGCTCCTTCCCCTACTGTTGCTACAGGACCAGTCCCACTTCAGTGGGAGCTTCCATTTCCACACGCCTCCATTTATTTTACCCCACTGCATTTGCAATCCCTGGGAAAATTTGGAAGTTACCCATTTCCTGTAAGCAGCTTGGAAGTCTAGACCTTTTTTCCAAAAATAGCATGTCTTCCACAGTGAACCAGCAAAACCAGCACCCTCAGGCCGTGCCCAAGGACTCCAGAAGACAAAGACAGTGGGATTCACAGCCCTCCTCCCTCACCCTGCTTCACTCCCTGCCTCCTGTCTTTGTCCTCCCACTCCTGTCCATGCCTTTTGTCCACACCACAAACTGCAGGCATGATGGAGAACTCCAGGATCAGTCCAAGCCTGGACAAACATCCTACCAAGTGAACACACTCATCCAGTCCACACTGTGCCttcctggagcaggggaagagctCCAGCTCTTCATACACAGCAGGTACCTTACCCAGGAGGATGATGAGGATCCCTCCCAGCTGGGACCGCCGGTACTTGGCTGCTCCAGGCTCGTGGCCCATCCGGATGCAGGGCAAGACCGTTATCAGCAGGAATATAGCGGGAAGGCCCAGGACAGAGGCAGCGATCATCAGTGCTCGACACGCTTGGACATACCCTGTCGGCAAGGCAAGGAAAGAAGATTATGATTATTTGGCACAAGAGAAGGAGACCTTTGGACAAAGGCTTCTGTTTGATTAGATCCCTAGACTTGCATGGAGCATGGGAGAGGGGTTCATCCCTTGTGTAAACATTAAATCCACACCAGGCACAAGGCAGTGAGGCTGCAGTGCAGTGGGCAGTGCATGAACATGGGATGTGCAGGCTCAGAACTTTCCAACAAACAAATAGCACTGCCTGGAAAACACAAGTTTTTTCCATCAAGACACTGAGAAATCATGGAGCTGAAAAATACAGGAAGGGAAAGTGGGAGAAATGGCTAGGAAGGAGCTTTTCTATATCTTTTTGTAGCAAGAGCTTTGATTAAATAACAAGAATTTAAAGTCTTAAAGAATCTACCATCATTCAGAGGGCTGAATAGCAGAAGACCCACTAGTGAAACACAGGTCCATGGGATACTATGAGAAGGTTCCCCAAGGTGCTGAGCACTGCTGacctgggaggaggaggagggacatTCTTCCAGGCTGCACCCCAGGAGCTCAGGCTGGTTGTGGGTTCCCAGGGGAGATCCATGGCTCAagctggctgctggcacagcccttcctCAGGGAGAGGAATTGACTACACTTTGCAGAGCTCCCTGAGTTGCCATAACCAAGGACTGCATTATTCCTCTGGGTCCCTATGGACATCACAAGATTCCCTGGCTTTTCAGCAGCTACCACTCcgctcctgcctgtccctgtgcacaAGGCAGAAAGAAACAACAGGGATCAGGGGctgtgggtgtgctgggcaggaccaTGACATTTCTGCCATTCCAGGAGAGTCTATGTAATCATATATATGgggttttaaatatttatgtatagAATGTATATATAAATGTTATGTATTTTAGATACAATGTGTATAtactacaaaaaaaattacataaataaaaagaacCAGTGTCCGATTGCCCCAGTGCCCGGTGacctcccccagctcccaggaCAGGCTTGGCACAGTCAGTGTGCTGGCCCTCTGTAAACTCTtaataacaaaacaaagctgCCAGATACAGACACGATGCCTCAAATAACACCAGCAAACAGGGACCTCAAGCACATCCTGCTGACACACAGGTATGACATCAGAAATGAGGATTTACTGTTCCTGGAAAAGCAGACTCTCTGCATATTGaatattttcttgatttttttcaagaggAAACTTAACAAAAAAAGTTATCTGATGAGTTCAGGGCATAAAATGAGACCCTAAACAAAAGCAATGGCAGTGCCCAGTGTGGGTTCTGTGCAATTGCTCCCAATTAAATTAGAACacaaacaatttattttaaagactaGACTCAGACAATTAAAGACTCTTGGGCACACCAGGAAAAACTTCCTTCTCATGGCATCAAACAGGATACAAGCAGTGttagtttgtgttttgtttctgctggAGGGAAGCCTTGGTCTCTTGCTGCTGGAAGACACATTTACCTATTTATTAAGTTACATTCAataatggggttttttgggaCAAACCCTTCCTCTGTCTTCTGAGCTGAATCAGATTTAACAACAGGAGCAATAAGGAAAGCAAGTCCTCTAAAATAAAAGtatacacagagagagaaagggagaataGGAGTGAGTCTGAGAGACTCTCAATATTGCTGAGCAATGTGTGACACAGACCAACAGAGAGAAAGTCAGAAATAAACTTTTTCACTTCTGGCAAAACAATTTTCACATCAGTTTCAACATGTAAATAaggaaacatgaaagaaaactaCAAGAAATGGTTATTTCTACCCTGTCAGCTTTGAGAGAGGCACCTCTGACATGACAGAGGAGTTGCAACCTAAAATACAGGATACAGGAGAATAAAGCACTTCAGAGTTAACAGTGACTGAAACAGGCAAGATCACAAACTAAACTCACAGAGACTAGACCTCACAAGACTTTGGCAGGTTTAATTAGCTCCAAACATTCATTAGTACTAATTAAACACCATGCTTAATTTGTGTGTTGTAATAAACTAGAGGAAAATTGCTAtatcattaaaaatatcaaGACAAGTTAAATACAGTTACATCTGTTTGCTGTGTAGGAGTTCTGTCTTGCCTTAGAACCTGTGGGAAGCACAAGACCATCAAGACTAATGATGATCTTCCAAAAGATTAAAAGCCATAGGAGCATTAATAATAGATGCTGAAAGATTCATTACACTCCAAATCATTTAAAGGAATCGAGCCTTAACATTTGTAATAGTTCACCATCCTCTTGAAATACTCTATTACACCTCAGTGTACTCTGTATGTTTTGCAGTGCAGTCTGAAGAcaagaaatgaaaggaagagTGAAGTTTTACTAAGAGCAATGATTAAACATTAATGGGATTTTAGTAGCCACAGATAACAGGTATAAATCAATCAGAATCCCATCAAGAGCTATCATTCACATCCTTTAGGGTATTTAATGGACCACCTGCACTGATGAGGCTGAAGGAGCTTCACCACcaactcctccagcagcaggacctgctctGTCAGGCAAGGCAAGGCTTCACCCCTCACTCTgggtgggaatggggaggacaggacaggacacaCGTACCTGGCAGTATGAGGATGTCCACGAGGGGCTTGCAGTGATAGAGACCTGTTGCCATGACACAGTCTGCCCACAGCCCCTTGGATCCCAGCTCATCCATTTTCCTGCAGGTGGTGATGGTGTAGCCGCAGGTCACCACCCAGTCGTTGGTGGCCGTCGCCACAACCACCCCGATCCACCCTATAAAACTGCAGACAAATCCAGCCAGGTGCAGGCAGGTGGCCACCATCTCTGTCGCTTGGAGGGGCGAGCTGGACAGGACAGTGCCCGCAGGGGATCAGCGGAGCCTCCCGGCGAGATCCcggtgctgggagcagcagggatgggcttTGGCAGGATGAGGTCCCTGATCAGGCTCTGCTGAGAACACTCGGCTGCCtctgcccagctccctccctgggaggggtcagagctgcctccagccccacAACACATGGGAGGAGCGAGCGGGGAGCCCCAACTTCTGCCAGTTCATCCAGAGTGTCCGAGGGGAAGGAGGGTGTGGAGAGGAGAAGATGCACAGTCGCACCCAGCCGTGCCTGAAAAACAAACCGGAGGTTTTTATTCAAATGCAAACAGCCTGACTATTCAAAACTCAGCAtgaagggagaaaaattaaGGCAGTGTTTGTGAGCTGAAGACAGATGGTCACAATGGTACCTCCTCGTGGAATGATAAGGGAAGAAACGCGGTGGACAGAATTTCTCAAGAGTTGGAATGGATCATCTCAGCAAATCCATCAGCACAGCTGCAGTAAAGGGACAAAATCAGTCTTAGGTATTTCCTGATCTTTTCAGCAAttgtaaaaatacagaagacCCATTACTGcattctctgctgtgcctgagttTTCAGAAGTATTAACTAACACTCACTGAGTCTTAAATATGTGTTTAACAGCACCTGATTTCCACTTTTGAGCGCCCAAAATAGAATGAGCAGCTTTTAACTCAAGACTTTTATTCTGAGTAAACTTATTATATGAATTTTAGTACATTTGATAGAACAGAAATAGACCACTTCAAAACGCCAAAAGAGGAGAAACTGCACATCTTCCCATTATGCATCAGGAAAAACAGGCAGGCAGGATATTTTCCTAACGttgctttgtatttttacaACATGTATATGAGTTACCGGGTGCCAACACATCCCTAAGGATATTTCCTCACTGTGCATCCtcctccagagctgcagggttTGCCAAGGGAAGGTTTGGACCTCGGCAGATGCCGCGTGCCTGGAGAGACCACTAGTGGAaagctgtctgtgctgcacGGGGAGGAAAAGAGGCAAGAAAATGACACAACAAGGAATTTGATGCACTCCTGGAGCTGTTAGTGACAAAGAAATACTGGGAGCTCCACTCTGAGATTAAGGTGCTGGGAATTAAATATATCCTGCTCTTCATCCTAcagtattttttcccattctttagCAAATAACGagaaaaacatgaacaaaagtATCCTAAGCTTCATCTGCCATCTCTTCCTTAGATTCAAAGTCCAAGGACATTGAGGACACAGTTTTGTGACAAAACTTTGTCTGAACACTGGAGTTACTACATAAATAGCTGAAAATTATCTTTGAAGTGGAATTTTATAATAAATAGAAAATCAATAGTTGTTTTCACATTTGTTTTATATTGCTGTTTActccttgttttttgttttgtttttttttttgtgatacCTGCCTTATGgtatttttgtaaaaaattgACTTTCCTAATGCCATTCCATCTTCCTACATAACTTTTTCTTCCACTGCACCCAGTTCAGGTGGAGCATGCTGTTACTTACATCCAACCAGCATCTTTATGTTGCCTCTGGTTCAATTCCAGATGGATTTAATCTTTCCCCAAACAATATTCCTGCTTATCTATTATTAAGGAGATCAACTTGTCTTCTCTTGAGTGAAACTAGTGCTGTTCCACTTCTTGAACTGCACATTTGCTCTGGATGGATCACGTGTCACCCCCTGAATTTGGAAGGAGAGGGGATTACAAATTTCACCTCAAAGCTGAGATTAGAAGCATTTCACACAGTGATAGTGCAGGTACATCCTAATGCAcaactgaagtattttttaaatgctgcaaGGTATTAATTTGCAGGTTGCAAACACATCCTTCTGTAATTCAGTCCCCTACAGTCCTGGCTTGCTAAACCACGAAAGCTTCTTAACTCCCCATTTTCTGTCACAAATGTATCTATCAGGGACTGTGCTCAACAGGCAAGAAGTAAATTTTACACTTTGGTAACTAACACTATTCAACAGTACTCGAGCTGCAGCCCACAGGGCACAGTGTGAATTATTTCATTAATGTTCGTAGGCAGAATTTTATCTGTCTTATAAATCACACCACCAGCAGTTAAGTGAATATAAGGTAGTATGAGACAAGTGAACAATGATTTACAAGAtcaataaaacaagaaataagaATGACTTCCCAGGGATAGACCAAAAAAACTGAATCACTTTGGGCAAGTCTCAAAAGTTA
This is a stretch of genomic DNA from Pithys albifrons albifrons isolate INPA30051 chromosome 11, PitAlb_v1, whole genome shotgun sequence. It encodes these proteins:
- the CLDN11 gene encoding claudin-11 yields the protein MVATCLHLAGFVCSFIGWIGVVVATATNDWVVTCGYTITTCRKMDELGSKGLWADCVMATGLYHCKPLVDILILPGYVQACRALMIAASVLGLPAIFLLITVLPCIRMGHEPGAAKYRRSQLGGILIILLAMCGVVATIWFPVCAYRETTIMSFGYSLYTGWIGSALCLFGGCVIVCCSGDAQTFGENRFYYGSGSSSPTHAKSAHV